In one window of archaeon BMS3Bbin15 DNA:
- the DmdB gene encoding 2,3-dimethylmalate dehydratase small subunit: MVIALKLRVIKGRVWKFDKNVDTDQIIPAEYLVTGDPEELGKHSFERVRPEFARQVRKGDIIVADENFGCGSSREHAPRALMGNGISAVIARSFARIFFRNSINIGLPLVEADVEAEDGDEVEINFKEGKIRNLTTGKEFTFKPLPESLLKLLESGGLVEYTKRELARV; the protein is encoded by the coding sequence ATGGTGATAGCCTTGAAACTTCGAGTCATAAAGGGCAGAGTATGGAAATTTGATAAGAATGTTGACACTGACCAGATAATTCCTGCAGAATATCTTGTTACAGGTGACCCTGAGGAGCTGGGTAAACATTCCTTTGAAAGGGTAAGACCTGAATTTGCAAGGCAGGTTAGGAAGGGCGATATTATTGTTGCTGATGAGAATTTCGGTTGCGGCTCCTCAAGAGAACATGCCCCGCGTGCCCTTATGGGAAATGGCATAAGTGCTGTTATAGCCAGAAGTTTTGCGAGAATTTTCTTCAGAAACTCTATAAATATAGGTTTGCCTCTGGTTGAGGCAGATGTTGAGGCAGAAGACGGTGATGAAGTTGAGATTAATTTTAAAGAAGGGAAAATAAGGAATCTCACAACAGGTAAGGAGTTCACGTTCAAACCTCTCCCTGAATCATTGCTGAAGCTTCTTGAATCAGGTGGACTTGTGGAGTATACTAAAAGAGAGCTTGCAAGGGTATAA
- the csd gene encoding putative cysteine desulfurase, with translation MFSKFREDFASLRRKRNGKPPVYLDNGCMTLKPRQVIESINEYFERYPACSGYGRSNHWFSHEVKEATEKAREKVAGFINSLPEEIVWTKNTTEGINLVANAFPFKKGDIVITSDREHNSNLVPWIKLSRVKGIVHKTVPSTQEGIFDLEAFEDMLSPDVKLVSMVHVSNLDGYTLPVEEIIKIAHDYNARVLLDGAQSVPHRKVDIKNLEVDFLAFSVHKMLGPSIGVLYGNYDELKALDTFIVGGDTVSDTSYTKAVFLPPPRKFEAGLQDYAGQIGAGAAVDYLSRVKMERVEAHERRLTELLIEKLSAFPEVKIAGVKNTELAKGIISFRIEDNNRLLVAPSDIAELLDRHYNIMLRAGDLCLHSWFNHIGIGASGVARASFYIYNTREEIEILAEGIEKIIEAEKNGKSITHG, from the coding sequence ATGTTTTCAAAATTCAGAGAAGATTTTGCAAGTCTGAGAAGGAAAAGGAATGGAAAACCCCCTGTTTATCTTGACAATGGTTGTATGACTCTAAAGCCCAGGCAGGTGATTGAGTCAATAAATGAATACTTTGAAAGATATCCTGCCTGCTCAGGATACGGAAGGAGCAACCACTGGTTTTCTCATGAGGTTAAAGAAGCAACTGAGAAAGCAAGAGAAAAGGTGGCTGGATTTATAAATTCTCTGCCCGAGGAAATAGTCTGGACAAAGAACACAACAGAGGGAATAAATCTTGTAGCCAATGCCTTTCCATTTAAAAAAGGCGATATTGTAATTACAAGCGACAGGGAACACAATTCTAACCTTGTGCCATGGATAAAGCTCTCGAGAGTTAAAGGAATAGTGCATAAAACCGTACCCTCAACCCAGGAGGGAATATTTGACCTTGAAGCCTTTGAAGACATGCTCTCTCCTGATGTGAAGCTGGTAAGCATGGTGCATGTATCAAACCTTGACGGCTATACACTGCCGGTTGAAGAGATTATAAAGATTGCCCATGATTACAATGCCAGAGTGCTGCTTGATGGTGCCCAGAGTGTACCCCACAGAAAAGTTGATATTAAAAACCTTGAAGTTGATTTTCTGGCTTTTTCAGTGCATAAAATGCTTGGTCCCAGTATTGGTGTACTCTATGGCAATTATGATGAACTTAAAGCTCTTGATACCTTTATAGTGGGTGGCGACACTGTCAGCGATACCAGCTACACAAAGGCTGTTTTTCTTCCACCTCCACGGAAATTCGAGGCAGGACTGCAGGACTATGCAGGGCAGATTGGAGCAGGGGCTGCAGTGGATTATCTATCCAGGGTAAAGATGGAGAGGGTTGAGGCTCATGAGAGAAGGCTGACAGAACTACTTATTGAAAAGCTTTCAGCTTTTCCCGAGGTGAAAATTGCCGGAGTAAAAAATACTGAGTTGGCAAAAGGTATAATAAGCTTTAGAATTGAGGATAATAACAGGCTTCTTGTAGCACCGAGCGATATAGCTGAGCTTCTTGACAGACACTACAATATTATGCTGAGGGCCGGAGACCTCTGCCTTCACTCATGGTTCAACCATATAGGTATAGGAGCAAGCG